A stretch of DNA from Esox lucius isolate fEsoLuc1 chromosome 18, fEsoLuc1.pri, whole genome shotgun sequence:
CTTGCTAAGCTGCCACACTGAGGCCATGTTGCTGACGGTAGTGCCGACATCTGGGAGTGCTTCCAAAACGGTGCTCATGTTAGAGCTCCCCTTATTGGTGGGAGGAGTTTTGCGCAAAAATAGAGGGTTGTTGGGTACCCAACTGCAGTAGTCAAACTAGGAAAGACAGCCATGTATGGTCAGTAAACAATAAGTCACTTTGAGTTTAGGTAAATACAATTCAAAAGTGTTTAGGTGATTAACTGAATGGCTTATCGAACTTACCTGCCCGATATTGAGGGCACCATGTTGAGCTGACACAGTGAAAATAACCATGGTAACAAATCTGACAACATCCTCTACTTTGTCAAATCGCTGAGGGATTCCTGTGGAGACAGCATCAGAGCATAGGGGGGAGAGGTGATATGACATTTTACAATAGTGTAAATTAGAGTTGAAGCTTATATCCATTATAAGACCAAGGTCCTTTGCTATGTAGCATCAAGGGGAACTGTCTTCCATACTTTCTGGATATGTTAAACCCTAGATAGTACCAAAGCTCTTCCTTCAGCCACCTCTGATCTCATTGCTGTCCCACCACTATAGGATGTTAGCTCCCGATCAGCCCAGTATAAGGTCCTCTCTGTCCAGCCACCCCACTAGTGGAACAAACGTCCCCTTTTTCCAAAACCCTGCATCTGCTAAAcgactaaaatgttaatgtaaaaatTATACCCGACTTGTCATTTTCAAGGAACCCATGGATGAAGATCTCATTAATCCAATCCTGAAGCTCTGCGTCCTTGGACACCTCACCATCAGAGGAGTAGTAGTACTCCAGCATGCCCTGGACAAAGCTTCATACCAAAAATCACACactgttaattacattttttgtcaacCAAGCTGAAACACATCTCATCTTCAtacgcttatccggtatcggatCGCGGGAGCAGCAGCTCCCACAGAAACAcatgttctttttatttttctactttGTTTGATTCTATGGCATCTTGTCTTTCATCCtcttttggctccttttaaataAAGCAAATGATGTGGCGAGGCGAATGAATATGGACAATATGTGCTTGTTTGAAGTTCGAAGGTCCTTCTCCACTTATGTCATCAAGAAATATTGTTTACAGTCATGGATTCCCAAACAGAAAGCCATATATTGTCTAAATGATCCTTACAAAATTCTGAAATGGTTGCAATTACTATAATGCCCATTTTGTGTAAGAGCTATTTGGGGAAAGAATCTTGGAATTTCAGTATGATCCAGACTCTACCTGTTGATGATGTTCCACAGATTCAGACCATCATCCCTGTAGTAGAAGTTGGGGATGGAATCCAGTCCTCGTGCAATGATATTCTCCGGCAGACAGAGGGAGCTGTAGGTGATATCTGAATGTGCCCTTTTCAGGAGTTCCTTCAGCCCCTCCAGTCCCATAGCACCCTACAGAGAAAATGGTTTAAGTCAATATAGAAAAAAAGTGGTAAAGATGGAATTGTATCTGCTGAGTCAAAGCATTCAGAAATTTGAATGTTAAGGTCTGTACATTTGCTAAGGGTCCACCAGGATTAATCAGTTTTTTCCGAGCAAGAAGGTTGATCTGGAGGGTGTAACGGAAGTGGGGTATCAGCAactaaacagagacagacacagaaaataaaattcttcagaaaacaaaaatgtatgaaaacaaaacataaagatGATGTTCACTTCATCCATCCCGGAACTCTAGACAGAAACTGAACATAACATTCCATAGGGACTACATATAAAAGTGTTTGCTCTTCATTGTTTAGTTCCAGTGTATGTTACGTCATCATACCTTGTGGAGAGGGTGTATGATAGAAAGGTTTCGGAGAGTTGCCATAGCAAAAACCTCTGCAAGTAAATGGGTGCCCAGAAGATGGTAGCTGATCTCAAACTCTGAGAAATCTGCATTCCTCACAAACATCTTGGCAAGCACCCAGTCATCCTCAGTGTCGCTAGGCAGAAATATGGGGTTCTGCTCTGAAGGCTGCTGCTCCAGCTGTAAGATTAGAGGAACCCAGAGGTCAGTTACTCAGCACTCCTGAGAAACACGTTTACCAAGCATTTGCAGCATTGTGACATCTTTATCCAAGTGGTTAGTGTtcctcagtgtttctcaaccctgctcctgggcacacccctgccctgcatgttttagatctccctttgctctgtcacacctgattcaaatgatcagctcattatcaagtccttcatgagctacatcaggtatgttagggcagggagagatctaaaacatgcagggcaggggggcgtccaggagcagggttgagaaataCTGGTGTACCTGAATGGCGATAGGCAGCAGTTTATCCTCTGGGTTCTTGTAGAAAAGACATAAGGCAGCAGTGAGGGGCAGTGGTTTGCCATTGACCTTCCGGGTTGGCACACCCTGAAGCCTTTTGTAGTcacaaataaatatgtttccTTTCTGTAGGTAGAAAATAATACAGATTAAATACTTTGTgagaaatattatatattttaactcAGAACAAAAGCCTCACAGTTAGTCAAATGCCTGATTAAGGTCTGGGTACATGATTGTTAAAATAAGACATAagaatatgaaaataatatttccttCTCTTTGAAAATGAGACCTTATTTAGACCATATGTCCTTGCAAAAGCATGATCTGTCCACCAGAAGTAATGTTGACCGTTATCTTATGCATACCGTTGTTTCATGACCGATCTGATTCATTTAGCCTGAGAACAGTGCCTGCCATTTTGTAGAATCAGGAAGCATCCATTTAGAAATTCCACTCATCACCAAAAATGTAAACGACACTAATGATAAATCTTTAGTTCATCAACAGTAtaatttgctagctagctaaccaagCAATGAGTGAGCTTATTCTAATGGGGTAATATTTATCTGTGAAGTGTACCCTCTTTCTTGGCAATAGCTTTCATGATACTTGCTTCAACAATGTGATACTTCAAGTAGCAACTTTTTCTGACCACGTTATTGTAAAACATGTCACATTGTGGCGTAGTGTGGTCCAGTGGTTTAAGCCGTTGCCTACGGTGCATATGAACAGCTGCATCATGGGTTCCAATCTGAAAGAGtacactgctctttcagcaaataCTACATTGCTGTCAAAGGAAGTTTTAAAATGCCTAAAGATATACTGtatcaaaaaaagaaaaaaatctcatTATGTCAGTGTTGCATTGGAGAATATTTTTTAAGGATAGTAAACTCTGAACACTACATTTCAACTGTAAAGCAAGAAAACGTGGAGTCTGCTTCTTCTTCACATTTTATCTCCACTACAACCACTAACTGTGGAAACTGTTTCAACCATGGAGTTTGTCTCTTTGATCTCAACACCCAGTCTGAAGTCAGttcaacaacacaaaattattaatatttgctTGTACTGTGTTGTCTCCGATATTCATGTCTGCTGTCTGAACCAGGCTTTACTGTATGTAATTTTTACCTGAATCTCAATTTCCAGGGAGCTCCCTGCCTCCAGGAAGGGCTTTACCATTTCATCTTTAACTGGGAAGTTAGGAGGAAGCATTGGGCAGCGTTTGATCACATTAGGATTGGTTCCATTCAGAAACTGAGACCCGAAAAAGTCATCCTCCTTCCAGTGCTCAGAAACATACTCTGTGGGAAGAATTGAAGTTACTTGCTGCCTCTTAACACACCTGATCAGTGGTATACaattcacagcaacagctctTACCTGCGATGGGTGTTCTGTTGCACCAGAATACCTTTTTCATGCTATCCAAATCTTCCCATTGCTTGGTGGACTCAGCAGTGCCCTTTAGTTTGAGTTCAGCCAAACTGTCAGGGGCAGATGGGGTTATAAGAGAAAAGTTTATAGGGCCAGTATTGTTACGAAGGACGACCCTTGTAGGCAGGTAAATTGGCTGTTTTAGAATTGGCCAATCAGGAGCGCCACTGCGCTCGGCTTTTCGCTGAGGAAGATGGTTTAAGTTCAGTTTCAAGAAAACCAGGAAGAGGGAGCTGACGTTGGAAAACTGTGCGGTTGatttatagttattattatataGTGTTACTGGCATTATATCCAAGTCCTTACAATTGTGTGCGTGCAACTACCAGTAAGTAAAACGGGTGTTGTTCGTCTACCTTATAAAGTGACGCTTTGTTCATTGTGCTAAATATttctacatttgaaatatttaggTTGTTCTTGCACTATATCAAGGAGGAATTCTGAATCTTATCATTATGTTTTAGCTATTTAGAATGTTGGGTATTGTTGCAGTGAATTTGCAGTACTGAAGCTCTGAACAGGCAGAAAGTATACTACTGCATTTAAGTTGTATAACGAAACTCTAATTTAATCtcttgattgtgtgtttgtttattatataccTGCTAGGCATGTAATGGCTAGTTGGCATTTATGTAGTCTTCATTTACTGATTTGTATCTGTATCTTTGTTTTAGAACCACACTCGCCAATGCCCGTTGAAACATTTATACTAATAAATCATCTAAAGGGAACATCTTGTCTGCATTCTGATCGATGCCCCCTTGATGGACACAACCCTTTAAAGACCAGCTGAAGTATACAGTCCTTCCAAAGCAAACAAAACAAGTATAATATCTCATAGTCATAGTAAAGGGTATGTGTGTCTGAATGAACATACCATATTGTACTGGCAATGGTCTGGGCATTATGTATTGCTTTATGAGTTCTCTGAACTTACACGGTATGTTCTGTCAAAATAAACTCAGCCGCTTTGGAGAAGGAAAACTGAATTTCAGAAGGGAGGGCTGAGACTTCAGTGGCGCTGTTGATGTGGGGGACTCCCTCTGCATACACACTCCACCTTAGGGTGAAACaaaaagatacacacacagtcaatcGAAGGTTACCACAGAGAGCACAGTTGATTGTATGTTTTGGAGTTGTGGACATTCCTAAACCAACTACTGGAATAAAACTCACTGGAACAGTTCGTTATGACGCAACATCTCCCTTTTACGATGGCCAACCAGGATGGGGTGCTCATCCTCAAACCCCTTACTCGCTGTGAAGAGAGAAGGCAAACATGTTTCCCATACTACAGTAGCAGTTTAAACTGTTACAGATGAAAAACAgagtcatcatcatcttcttccgcttatctggggccgggtcgcgggggcagcagtctaagcagggatgcccagacttccctctccccaggcacttcctccagctcttccggggggacaccgaggcgttcccaggccagcctggagacatagtccctccagtgtgtcctaggtcttccccggggtctcctcccggtgggacgggaccggaacaccttcccaggaaggcgttctgaaggcatcagaaacagatgcccaagccacctcagctgacccctctcgatgtggaggagaagcggctctactctgagctcctcccgggtgaccgagcttctcaccctatctctaagggatcgcccagccaccctgcggagaaagctcatttcggccgcctgtatccgggatcttgtcctttcggtcatgacccaaggctcatgaccataggtgagagtaggaacgtagattgaccggtaaatcgagagctttgccttgcggctcagctctttcttcaccacgacagaccgatacattgaccgcattactgcagaagctgcaccgatccgtctgtcaatctcccgttccatccttccctcactcgtgaacaagacccctagatacttaaactcctccacttgaggcaggcactctccaccaacctgaagtgggcaagccacccttttccaactgagtcCCCAAACAAATTCTAATTACAAACACACCTCTTCCCCCTCTCAGCTCCACAACTTTTCCTCTGGTTACCCATCTGTAACAGGGGAAGAGGATGACATCATTCTCAGTAGTTGTAACGACGAGCTTGGAGCAGAACCACTTATTATCTGGTAGGTGCAGGTATTGCTCTTTTTCCAGCTTAACCAGGAGGAGGCTACCTAGAGACGAGGGAGTGGTCACTGTGTAGGTCCTTGTCTGTGGAAAAGGAAGATTTACAGGGTTTTTAATAGCTATATGAATGGGGCGAAAGAGCAGGATCACATTAATTATCATTATACCCTAAACATTAAAGGAAAATTATTTATCTGAAGGTTGATTATGTATTATTACAAGTAACGGTAAATTGATGTTTAAAGCATTtcttgagagagagaaaaacctATACCAGTAAAAGAAAACTGTGGAGATTGTGGTGTAACcggtttcaaaatgtttctgatAATCCTCAAAGATAAGTTATACCATTTTACGATTACGACAAAATCTCCTgttcacattaaaataaaacaatcatcTTCCTCTTATGTCTGACGGGTTACTTACCATTGCAGTCATGAAGTCTGGTCCGTAGTTGTCAAGGTTGGTGCGCATGCTGTTCCCCTCTGTTCCAATCAATGTAATATAAATGTAGTCCGATGTGCCAGAGAGTACAACGCCCCCTGTTGTCACCTCTACTTGATATTTAACCATTTTGAGGATACCTGAATTAAGGCAAAAAGACATGGTTGTCAAAAGGGGTTTCCACTCTTTCTCAGTGCAATAAATACATTGTGACCAACTATGGTTATATTTTTACTCCACTTCCTTCCTCAATTTCCTCTTATGGCCCAGCTCATCACAACAACTCCTGAAGGATTTGGGGGAGTAGAAACTTGCATCAAGTCTGCCTCCTAGGCCTCCATGCCAAACCATTTAATCTTGTCATTCACACAGTCCATTCAATCACAAAGCAATGTGCGCCAGAAGGAGAATGACTGCTCCCTCCTGAAGATGGCTTACCCCTCTGGATAAtaatttgaatttattttgtacCATATTTGAGTTTACATGTACAATCATCTTGgaatctgtttaaaatacccCAGAAACAATCACGGCCATTACTTACCAAATCTTTAAATAGTTTGACTAAATTTATAAACATTTGGAATCATTAAAATGAACAAatcttaatttgtttttatatggaTTATTAAGCAGCCATTTCGGTATTGAAAACAACTACAATGTTTCTAcgcgttttttttttacttggaagaaaaaaaatatacatacctTATGGAGTATCTCTGTTGCTTTCTGTAATGTCTCACCTGGTTTGAATTTAGCTTAAATAGTTGGAGTCCGCCCATTGGCCTGGTCAAACAGGATTCTCCAGTCAAACCAGTGTATTTTGTGTGGAAATGTCAAATTccgtaaaaataataaataatttttcctGGAGAACCCAGACATCTGCATGTTTCAGGAGCAGATTAAGTAATCCCCGTCAGGTTGATCGGGACTGCGCAGCGAGTGTCTTTAATCTCCAATAAATATACCAATTTGAACTATACTAAAACAAATCCATGTGTCTGCAGAATTTATCTTACCAATAGATTTGCTGCTTAACACTTCAGGAAATGCTGTAAAATTACTCGCTCAAGTTTTCATTGTATGCTTATCTTACGCTGCATACACTGTAGAAATGTGCGTAAAATATTGTTTAGATTGTGGattgtttaaaacaaatatataggCTTATTCATAAAATACCCATATAGGTTCAGACAACCTATAcactaaaatgtattgcaatcTCAGAACGACCGAAATTTTGTAATTCTGACACGCCACCTGGAGTACAGCAGGATAGTATATCCAAGGTAGACCATGTTAATGAAACTTCTTTCGTTACATAGCGGAGAATTATATCATATAGGCTATTTGGCGTAATTTAGGACACTTGGAGTAGGTCCATGATAGATGTAACTCAGTGTAAAATGTCAGCGTTCATCTGTTTAGACACTGAGTATGAATGGCGGCACATATTACATCCATTATAATTTGTTGTGTCGCGTTTTATAACTGTAGCCTATTAAAAACTGTATGGGATGAACatggatgttttttattttgcgGGGTACAACACGTGAAATTTGTCCTCGACCAGCCACTGTAGACTTTACTCACAGTAGGTCgtaggttgttttttttttagggacGATTGAACATGATAGCCTACCCCAAATTCAACAGATCATATCAACTAAATATAGTTTCCAGGGTATAGGCTACTTTTCACTATGACATGTAGCAGCCTTTATTATCGCGAAGGGAGAAAGCTATAGATGCTTAAAAATAACGAAACCGCGATTTCTATTGCTGAACCACTTCAATAGTGCGATTTTGAGAGACCTTTTACTAAGTGAAATGTTGTATAGATTCAGCGTCATTCTCACCCCGGAGTGTGCAAATATAGAGGTGTTTGTGTTGGGGTCCCGTCCGGAGATGGGTCACTGGGACCCAAAAAAGGCAATTTCGATGAAACCAACGCACTCGGTTTTGTCGAAAGAAGAGCCCTGCCTCTGGATCGCTGACGTGCACCTGACAGAGCCATGTCGAGAGAGCCTGTGGTTTAAGTTTATCAAACGTGTGGCGGATAATTTCATCTGGGAAGGTAAAAAACATACATTGGTGAATGATTGAAATTGCAGGTACAACTAATTGGAAGTAAATTAAATTCGGCTGTACTAAATGCTCACCTATTTAATTTGTCTCCAAATTAAATCGTGTCGTTTTAAATTTTAAGATAATTTATTATGTCTAATGTGGGTCTTTCAACTGTAATAAGCCATATAATCACTTGATGGCGGCAAAGGCACAGGCTCCTGTGTATCTACCCCTCGCTACATCGCTGAGAGCTGGAGCAGGCGAAATAGGCTACAGGGCCCTGGCTCTTTACTGACAGCTGGAGTGGGGAACGGTGATTAATGATGCGTAAATACGGGCGTTTTTCCATTAACACCTTGATAAATACCAGGACGGAGGGAACGCCTTAAAATGTCACTATGTGGCAATATGT
This window harbors:
- the LOC105029901 gene encoding arachidonate 15-lipoxygenase B, whose protein sequence is MVKYQVEVTTGGVVLSGTSDYIYITLIGTEGNSMRTNLDNYGPDFMTAMTRTYTVTTPSSLGSLLLVKLEKEQYLHLPDNKWFCSKLVVTTTENDVILFPCYRWVTRGKVVELRGGRASKGFEDEHPILVGHRKREMLRHNELFQWSVYAEGVPHINSATEVSALPSEIQFSFSKAAEFILTEHTVLAELKLKGTAESTKQWEDLDSMKKVFWCNRTPIAEYVSEHWKEDDFFGSQFLNGTNPNVIKRCPMLPPNFPVKDEMVKPFLEAGSSLEIEIQKGNIFICDYKRLQGVPTRKVNGKPLPLTAALCLFYKNPEDKLLPIAIQLEQQPSEQNPIFLPSDTEDDWVLAKMFVRNADFSEFEISYHLLGTHLLAEVFAMATLRNLSIIHPLHKLLIPHFRYTLQINLLARKKLINPGGPLANGAMGLEGLKELLKRAHSDITYSSLCLPENIIARGLDSIPNFYYRDDGLNLWNIINSFVQGMLEYYYSSDGEVSKDAELQDWINEIFIHGFLENDKSGIPQRFDKVEDVVRFVTMVIFTVSAQHGALNIGQFDYCSWVPNNPLFLRKTPPTNKGSSNMSTVLEALPDVGTTVSNMASVWQLSKRYSDIISLGTYPDQLFDEATPLQIMKQFQAELSYLSEAISARNDRLILPYNYLNPALVENSVSI